A genomic window from Silene latifolia isolate original U9 population chromosome 11, ASM4854445v1, whole genome shotgun sequence includes:
- the LOC141614200 gene encoding uncharacterized protein LOC141614200: protein MSAYIGRAWGERAGKFVLCYTNEVLHLGNTTTSRVESAHSLLKAWLKISNFTLDIMWSRVHGMLEGQHSKSKKELEDSMSKPRITSRTFSLLQGNVSTMAIELMEKELLRDLGLGIEVEDQCGHVLHTTHRLPCACKLVSLKKSGRRIQLEDVHVFWKTLVYDSPQQMPKNDGDWFEELVDGVRNSDLVFRRAVIDLLRDFSHPEDQEILPPPINEQPKGRPRGSTTRNKSGFEHVERKFGTPSTHGSTNAPPSQQRLGDFESGPPEAPLGRNFTIGLISSWAKRWSVPEILWGHLDGWVDVGDDGHCGFRVVSHAQRGQETDYMVMREWCAREMRSDDMYWQLFRFIHHRPSV from the coding sequence ATGTCCGCTTATATCGGGAGAGCTTGGGGTGAGCGCGCAGGGAAGTTTGTTCTATGCTATACAAACGAGGTCTTACATCTTGGTAACACAACAACTTCCCGTGTTGAGTCAGCACATTCTCTATTGAAGGCTTGGTTGAAAATCAGTAATTTCACACTTGATATCATGTGGTCCCGTGTCCACGGCATGCTAGAAGGTCAACACTCCAAGAGTAAGAAAGAACTCGAAGATTCAATGAGTAAACCAAGGATAACATCCCGTACTTTCTCCTTATTGCAAGGGAATGTGTCTACTATGGCCATAGAGTTAATGGAGAAAGAACTTTTGAGAGACCTTGGTTTGGGTATCGAGGTAGAGGATCAATGTGGACACGTGTTACACACGACTCATAGATTACCTTGTGCATGCAAGTTGGTTTCATTGAAGAAAAGTGGAAGGAGGATCCAACTTGAGGATGTTCATGTCTTTTGGAAGACATTGGTGTATGATAGTCCTCAACAAATGCCGAAAAATGATGGTGATTGGTTTGAGGAATTAGTTGACGGTGTAAGAAACAGTGACCTGGTTTTTCGAAGGGCAGTCATAGACTTGTTGCGTGACTTCTCCCACCCGGAGGACCAAGAGATTTTGCCACCCCCTATTAATGAGCAACCGAAAGGCCGTCCTAGAGGTTCTACAACTAGAAACAAGTCGGGTTTCGAGCATGTAGAAAGGAAGTTCGGGACACCAAGTACTCACGGTTCAACAAATGCACCACCATCACAACAAAGACTTGGTGATTTCGAATCAGGACCTCCCGAGGCTCCTTTGGGAAGGAACTTTACCATTGGCCTTATATCATCTTGGGCCAAACGGTGGAGTGTTCCTGAGATTCTTTGGGGTCACTTAGATGGTTGGGTGGATGTTGGAGATGACGGTCATTGTGGGTTCCGGGTAGTATCTCACGCCCAGCGGGGCCAAGAGACAGATTATATGGTTATGCGGGAATGGTGTGCGAGGGAGATGAGGAGCGACGATATGTACTGGCAGTTGTTCAGATTTATCCATCATCGACCATCGGTCTGA